Proteins from one Juglans microcarpa x Juglans regia isolate MS1-56 chromosome 1S, Jm3101_v1.0, whole genome shotgun sequence genomic window:
- the LOC121245773 gene encoding LOW QUALITY PROTEIN: uncharacterized protein LOC121245773 (The sequence of the model RefSeq protein was modified relative to this genomic sequence to represent the inferred CDS: inserted 1 base in 1 codon), which translates to MEDSQWYRRAAQPSSSAASKQRRSGYEPSDTETDWLESPWRETSHNNGDLDSDQGPKIVMPRNTSPLRFSRRHHSSRFEHEVSSPPAKVTTSVASPAQRRRSSSKSPYKPVRIDDGAGAALSPPMGFEYKRNISPMSRPERESHVSPYKPRLDERKLDRNDFAGSTRKQNHRTVSRDGNGAHPVQLLEVDRVVGEKTNYRRRSATAPRLRKNDYGNMLQREESAPSPLPNMVRKHKEAVNHVKTPSIGELNEMIAKAKLSVGLQDNAPVLESIESISPGDIFFSRDHTALALQKNVLPKNNGSESHFAPKPRMISSRDAATHQLFKVNDTFDLNPGNTPSRTGFSQTTISSSSAMSGKNSGKLSNKSSKMSDTSGRTTESMRKFTANRRKSQSRLWLACMRKGPCRTSKSPEHRPVDETMFIEKAFVVENLRHFWADKHQPGSLNGFTCHKQEAQLLKQIVSHDVCPHILLKGPSGSGKKALTMALLREIYGDDCWNISHDLRCFQIQERRPMQVVVPLTFSTYHVELNVNLEANAKYALIGLVKEISSQYAVXPEVSNVNFRPEYKVIVLYEVDKAEQSTQHLMKWIMDCYTESCKLILCCEDDADILESVKTRCKVMKVDAPVTHEIIEVLMQIARKEDFDLPTTFATKIATKSKQNLRKAIMALEACKAHNYPFDDDQPVPIGWEEVLDELAADILADPSPTRLSYIREKFQKLLLDFVHPKLILQKLVEQFLKRVETSSKRQLYYWHAYYNKKLPAGTSAILKLEEFVAKFISIYRKSSSNRQYI; encoded by the exons ATGGAGGATTCGCAGTGGTATCGCAGGGCTGCCCAGCCAAGTTCTTCAGCTGCGTCGAAGCAGAGGCGGAGTGGGTACGAACCTTCTGATACGGAGACAGACTGGCTTGAAAGTCCATGGCGTGAAACCAGTCATAATAATGGAGATTTGGACTCTGACCAAGGGCCCAAAATCGTGATGCCAAGAAACACCAGCCCACTGAGATTCAGCAGGAGGCATCATTCATCGAGATTTGAACATGAAGTCTCATCTCCTCCTGCAAAGGTTACTACTTCAGTGGCCAGCCCGGCTCAGAGGAGACGCAGCAGCAGCAAGTCACCGTACAAGCCAGTACGGATAGACGATGGTGCTGGTGCTGCTCTTTCACCCCCAATGGGTTttgaatataaaagaaatattagtcCCATGTCAAGACCAGAGCGCGAAAGCCATGTTTCTCCCTATAAACCAAGGTTAGATGAGCGCAAACTGGATAGGAATGATTTTGCAGGGTCGACTAGAAAGCAAAATCACAGAACTGTGAGTAGAGATGGAAATGGAGCTCATCCAGTACAGCTTCTTGAAGTTGATAGAGTGGTAGGTGAGAAAACAAACTACAGGCGTAGATCAGCGACTGCTCCAAGACTGAGGAAAAACGATTATGGTAATATGCTGCAGAGAGAAGAGAGTGCCCCCTCGCCATTGCCCAACATGGTTCGTAAACATAAGGAAGCTGTGAATCATGTAAAAACACCTTCAATAGGTGAACTCAATGAAATGATTGCCAAGGCAAAGCTTTCTGTTGGTCTTCAAGATAATGCACCTGTACTTGAGAGCATTGAATCCATTTCACCAGGTGATATCTTCTTTTCCAGGGATCACACAGCACTGGCGCTGCAGAAGAATGTTCTGCCCAAAAATAATGGTTCTGAGAGCCATTTCGCCCCGAAGCCTAGAATGATTTCCTCAAGAGATGCTGCTACTCACCAACTATTTAAAGTAAATGATACTTTTGATCTTAACCCCGGGAATACTCCATCCCGAACTGGTTTTTCGCAAACAACTATTTCCTCTAGCTCTGCTATGAGTGGGAAAAATAGCGGTAAACTTAGCAACAAGAGTAGTAAGATGAGTGATACTAGTGGGAGAACCACTGAGAGCATGAGAAAATTCACAGCCAATAGGAGGAAGAGTCAATCAAGGCTATGGTTGGCTTGCATGAGAAAGGGCCCTTGCAGAACATCAAAATCACCTGAACATCGACCAGTTGATGAAACTATGTTTATTGAGAAGGCATTTGTGGTTGAAAACCTTAGACACTTTTGGGCGGATAAACATCAGCCTGGTTCATTGAATGGATTCACTTGCCACAAACAAGAGGCTCAACTTCTTAAGCAAATT GTGTCCCATGATGTCTGTCCCCACATTTTGCTCAAGGGACCATCTGGTTCAGGGAAGAAAGCACTAACAATGGCTCTTCTACGTGAAATATATGGTGATGATTGTTGGAAT ATATCGCATGATCTCAGATGTTTCCAGATTCAG GAAAGAAGGCCAATGCAAGTAGTCGTTCCATTAACATTCAGCACTTACCATGTGGAGCTCAATGTAAACTTGGAAGCAAATGCTAAATATGCATTAATAGGACTAGTCAAGGAAATAAGCAGTCAATATGCAG CCCCTGAAGTCAGCAATGTCAATTTCAGGCCAGAATATAAAG TGATAGTCCTATATGAGGTTGACAAAGCAGAGCAGAGCACTCAGCATTTGATGAAGTGGATCATGGACTGTTACACAGAGTCTTGCAAACTCATTCTCTGCTGTGAAGATGATGCAGACATCCTTGAATCTGTGAAAACCCGCTGCAAAGTTATGAAGGTTGATGCCCCTGTTACTCATGAA ATCATAGAGGTTCTAATGCAGATAGCAAGAAAGGAGGACTTTGATCTACCTACGACCTTTGCCACTAAGATTGCTACTAAATCAAAGCAGAACCTGAGAAAAGCAATCATGGCTTTGGAAGCATGCAAAGCACACAA TTACCCTTTCGATGATGACCAACCAGTTCCAATTGGATGGGAAGAAGTCCTAGACGAACTTGCTGCAGATATCCTAGCTGATCCATCGCCTACAAG GTTATCTTACATACGGGAAAAGTTTCAAAAGCTTCTTTTGGATTTTGTACACCCAAAACTCATCCTCCAG AAGCTCGTGGAACAGTTCCTTAAGCGAGTAGAGACTAGTTCAAAGAGGCAACTTTATTATTGGCATGCTTATTAT AATAAGAAACTCCCAGCAGGAACAAGTGCTATACTGAAATTAGAAG aATTTGTGGCCAAGTTCATCAGTATATACAGGAAGAGTTCCAGTAATCGTCAGTACATATAG